Below is a window of Candidatus Saccharimonadales bacterium DNA.
GCAAATTTACTTAACCACATTGCACAAGCAACAACAGAAGGAGTCGTACTCAACCGCGAAGACCCGCGTGTTGCGCGGATTGAGCAAAGTCTCGTAAATCAAAAGGTAGAATTTTTTGGTCTGAGTACTGATGTTCGCCATCTCTTCCCAAATGATGATGAGCTACACGGAGCAAAGCTTAAAGCTATCAAACTGCCGCAGGCTGCAGTGACACTTGATGCATTTAACGGCAAAGCTGCTGAATTCACAGTAGATGGTCGGCAGATATCAACAAGCCTAAAACTTCAAGGTATATACAATGTATATAATGCTGCCGCTGCACTTGCGCTCGTGAAGCTAGTCGTTGGTAGTGAATTACGGTACGATACTCTTATCGCTAGCCTTTCAAATGTCGAACCAGCCTTTGGGCGAGGTGAAACAATAACTGTTGGAGGTCAGCCAATTGAACTTGTGTTGGTAAAAAATCCAAGTGGTTTTAGGTTAGGGCTCAGTTCATTTCCACCTGAAGATCACGCGACGATGATTGCGATCAATGACAACTACGCTGATGGCCGTGATATGAGCTGGTTATGGGATGTTGACTTTGATAGCCTAAGGCCCTCAGGTGTTGCAGTCGTATCTGGCATACGTTCATATGACATGGCCCTTCGTTTACAGTACGATGAAATTGAAGCAGCATTTATAGAACCTGATTTAGGTGAAGCTTTACAAACTTTCATAACAACCTATTCGGATGAACCAAAGCGCATATACTGTACATATACTGCAATGCTTACACTCCGCAAAGAACTAGGAAAAATAACACACGTCGAGGTCATTTCATGAATAAGAAGTCAATTACAGTCTTGCAGTTATACCCTCGTGATATGAATATTTATGGTGATTGGGGGAACGTTCTTGTCCTCAAGCGTCGTCTGGAATGGCACGGATATGAGGTAGATTTACTCGACTACAACCAAGGTGATTCCTTCCCAGAAAATGTTGATATTATCATCGGAGGTGGAGGGCAGGATTCTGGCCAGAATATTATTCAGGCCGACTTATTAAGAATTGGTCCAATATTAAAAAAATTAGCCGATAGTGACACGCCTATGCTGATGATATGTGGTCTGTATCAATTATTTGGAAAGTTTTTTAAAACAAAAAGCGGACAAGTTATTGAAGGGATCGGTTTACTGGACATCGAAACGTACGCTGGTGATGAGAGGCTTATTGGTAACATTACGACAACTAGTATATTTGGCGATATTATTGGATACGAAAATCATAGCGGCCAAACATTTCTTGGAAAAGATGCAACTCCTCTCGGACGAGTAGTAAAAGGAGCTGGCAATAATGGGCATGATGACACGGAAGGTGTTCGGTACAAAAATATTATCGGTAGCTATCTTCATGGCTCACTCTTACCAAAGAACCCTGCTATTGCCGACTTCTTGATTGAACGTGCTGTTGTTCGCCGTTATGGTGAGTTTGTACCGACAGTCATTGATGATAGGTTCGCAGATGAAGCTAGAAGTCGCGCGCTAATGCGACCCCGCTAAGTCGTTAAGCACTTTGTAATTTTTTCAGCTCTTCAATTACTTGGTCGCCATGACCTAGTGGTGTCACACGTCCATATACTTTTACGACATTGCCTGTTGGATCAATAATAAATGTCTTACGCAGTATACCTTCGCTACCAAA
It encodes the following:
- a CDS encoding MurT ligase domain-containing protein; translated protein: MSKPYVTMLGKTVRYIAKLRGGGSALPGLFVERIDPDFIRRTLAQLPDGIVVISGTNGKTTTTKMVVELLESQGKKVFTNRTGSNFTRGVAAALIGEVDMKGKLDADIAVLELDEAHAVHFVDSIPPRFSLLLNVMRDQLDRFGEIDTTANLLNHIAQATTEGVVLNREDPRVARIEQSLVNQKVEFFGLSTDVRHLFPNDDELHGAKLKAIKLPQAAVTLDAFNGKAAEFTVDGRQISTSLKLQGIYNVYNAAAALALVKLVVGSELRYDTLIASLSNVEPAFGRGETITVGGQPIELVLVKNPSGFRLGLSSFPPEDHATMIAINDNYADGRDMSWLWDVDFDSLRPSGVAVVSGIRSYDMALRLQYDEIEAAFIEPDLGEALQTFITTYSDEPKRIYCTYTAMLTLRKELGKITHVEVIS
- a CDS encoding glutamine amidotransferase gives rise to the protein MNKKSITVLQLYPRDMNIYGDWGNVLVLKRRLEWHGYEVDLLDYNQGDSFPENVDIIIGGGGQDSGQNIIQADLLRIGPILKKLADSDTPMLMICGLYQLFGKFFKTKSGQVIEGIGLLDIETYAGDERLIGNITTTSIFGDIIGYENHSGQTFLGKDATPLGRVVKGAGNNGHDDTEGVRYKNIIGSYLHGSLLPKNPAIADFLIERAVVRRYGEFVPTVIDDRFADEARSRALMRPR